One window from the genome of Faecalibacterium sp. HTF-F encodes:
- a CDS encoding MATE family efflux transporter has product MTKDMTQGSPLKLILAFAVPLMLGSLFQQFYNLADTIIVGRFVGVEALAAVGSVGGLNYLVLGFVNGIACGFSIPISWTFGAKDYKEMRRYTANTVWLSIAFATVLTIVTVAMTRLVLVWTNTPADIIDLADIYIRTIFAGIPFTLLYNVTSALMRALGDSKRPLYFLLVASVLNIGLDLACIIVLNMGAFGAAFATVFSQAVAGLGSLLYIMRHYPELRWSREEGRFSLTHCAKLCNMGIPMGLQCSITAIGSVVLQGAVNGLGSDIVAAQTAGGKAAQFLSVPLESIGTAMTTYTSQNMGAKDLGRVNRGVNTALGIGCVYSIASFLILRVTDKLLIGLFLDAGETAIMANAQSFIFWNSVFYIPLAVLIIYRYTIQGLGFSGLAMFAGVAEMVARAMVGFWFVPLWGYFAACIANPVAWFFACFFLIPAYFVVRRKLQKEKDIEKAHDAQAAKA; this is encoded by the coding sequence ATGACAAAGGATATGACACAGGGCAGTCCGCTGAAGCTGATCCTTGCGTTTGCGGTGCCGCTGATGCTGGGCAGTCTGTTCCAGCAGTTCTATAATCTGGCCGATACCATCATCGTGGGCCGCTTTGTGGGCGTGGAAGCGCTGGCCGCTGTGGGCAGCGTGGGCGGTTTGAACTATCTGGTGCTGGGCTTTGTGAACGGCATCGCCTGCGGTTTTTCCATCCCGATTTCCTGGACCTTCGGTGCCAAGGATTACAAGGAAATGCGCCGCTACACCGCCAATACCGTGTGGCTGTCCATCGCTTTTGCCACGGTGCTCACCATCGTTACGGTGGCTATGACCCGGCTGGTGCTGGTGTGGACGAACACCCCGGCCGATATCATCGACCTTGCGGATATCTATATCCGCACCATTTTTGCAGGCATCCCCTTCACTCTGCTTTATAATGTGACCAGCGCCCTGATGCGTGCACTGGGCGACAGCAAGCGCCCGCTGTATTTTCTGCTGGTGGCCAGCGTGCTGAACATCGGGCTGGACCTTGCCTGCATCATTGTGCTCAACATGGGCGCATTCGGTGCGGCCTTTGCTACCGTGTTCAGTCAGGCGGTGGCGGGCCTTGGCAGTCTGCTGTACATCATGCGCCACTACCCGGAGCTGCGCTGGAGCAGGGAAGAGGGCCGTTTCAGCCTGACCCACTGCGCAAAGCTGTGCAACATGGGCATCCCCATGGGCCTGCAGTGCAGCATCACGGCCATCGGCAGCGTGGTACTGCAGGGCGCTGTGAATGGTCTCGGCAGCGACATCGTGGCTGCGCAGACTGCAGGCGGCAAGGCGGCGCAGTTCCTCAGCGTGCCGCTGGAGAGCATCGGCACCGCCATGACCACCTACACCAGCCAGAATATGGGCGCCAAAGACCTTGGCCGTGTGAATCGCGGCGTGAACACCGCCCTGGGCATTGGCTGTGTGTACAGCATTGCGTCCTTCCTTATCCTGCGCGTGACGGATAAGCTGCTCATCGGCCTGTTCCTCGATGCGGGCGAGACCGCGATCATGGCCAATGCTCAGAGCTTTATCTTCTGGAACAGCGTTTTCTATATCCCGCTGGCGGTGCTCATCATCTACCGTTACACCATTCAGGGGCTGGGCTTCTCCGGTCTTGCCATGTTCGCCGGCGTGGCCGAAATGGTGGCCCGCGCAATGGTGGGCTTCTGGTTCGTGCCGCTGTGGGGCTACTTTGCGGCCTGCATCGCAAACCCGGTGGCGTGGTTCTTTGCCTGCTTCTTCCTCATTCCGGCCTACTTTGTGGTGCGCAGAAAGCTGCAGAAGGAAAAGGACATCGAGAAAGCGCACGACGCGCAGGCGGCAAAGGCCTGA
- the cls gene encoding cardiolipin synthase: MFFRSPIMRFFNRILNRVTITVVLVALQLLWLCWVFYSITTGTGRVWVNGLLNALSLLIILYLVRKDENSAYKVGWIALIGILPLLGGALYLAFGNKRPSKRLSLKMHAVDSAHKKDLQQQPGVLDSLDAGGQGQSRYVAKYGPYPAWQNTRAQYFASGEAMYPQLLTDLEKAQKSIFLEFFIVSHGCMWNGIEKVLRRKAAQGVDVRLIYDDFGSLLGLPADFIVRMERAHIRCIPFNPVVPLISLVMNHRDHRKIVVIDGTVAYTGGVNLADEYINAEQRFGYWKDAALRVEGDAAWNFTVMFLNFWNAFRPSETDYDAFRPMPLVPPTSDGVVQPYADSPLDEEPMAETVYLNILAQAKQYVYIYTPYLAIGEEMLDALKNAAKRGVDVRLVLPGIPDKKLVFRLSRSYYLPLLRAGVRIYEFTPGFLHAKCWVSDDSTAVVGSINMDYRSLFLHFECGVLLQNNSQVTVLRDDVRDTLLKCREVQVSDCHTGLLGTVLDSVLRLLSPLM, encoded by the coding sequence ATGTTTTTTCGTTCGCCGATCATGCGCTTTTTTAACCGCATCCTGAACCGCGTCACCATCACGGTGGTGCTGGTAGCGCTGCAGCTGCTGTGGCTGTGCTGGGTGTTCTATTCCATTACCACCGGTACAGGCCGTGTATGGGTGAACGGTCTGCTCAACGCCCTGAGCCTGCTCATTATCCTGTACCTTGTGCGCAAGGACGAGAACAGCGCCTATAAGGTGGGCTGGATCGCATTGATCGGCATCCTGCCGCTGCTGGGCGGTGCACTGTATCTGGCCTTTGGCAACAAACGCCCGAGCAAGCGCCTGAGCCTGAAAATGCATGCTGTGGACAGCGCACATAAAAAAGACCTGCAGCAGCAGCCGGGCGTACTGGACAGTCTGGATGCCGGCGGGCAGGGCCAGAGCCGTTATGTGGCAAAGTATGGTCCCTATCCGGCATGGCAGAACACCCGTGCGCAGTATTTTGCCAGTGGCGAAGCGATGTATCCGCAGCTGCTGACCGATCTGGAAAAGGCTCAAAAGAGCATCTTTCTGGAATTTTTCATCGTGAGCCATGGCTGCATGTGGAATGGCATCGAGAAGGTCCTGCGCCGCAAGGCGGCACAGGGCGTGGATGTGCGTCTGATCTACGATGATTTTGGCAGCCTGCTGGGCCTGCCTGCTGATTTTATCGTGCGGATGGAGCGGGCGCACATCCGCTGCATTCCGTTCAACCCGGTGGTGCCCCTGATCTCGCTGGTGATGAACCACCGCGACCACCGCAAGATCGTAGTCATTGACGGTACGGTGGCCTACACCGGCGGTGTGAATCTGGCAGATGAGTATATCAACGCCGAGCAGCGCTTCGGCTACTGGAAGGATGCAGCCCTGCGTGTGGAAGGCGACGCCGCGTGGAACTTTACGGTGATGTTCCTCAACTTCTGGAATGCCTTTCGCCCCAGCGAGACGGATTATGATGCGTTTCGCCCCATGCCGCTGGTGCCGCCGACATCGGACGGCGTGGTGCAGCCCTATGCAGACAGTCCGCTGGACGAGGAGCCCATGGCAGAAACCGTTTATCTGAATATCCTTGCGCAGGCAAAACAGTATGTCTACATCTATACACCCTACCTTGCGATCGGCGAGGAAATGCTGGATGCGCTGAAAAACGCTGCCAAGCGCGGGGTGGATGTCCGTCTGGTGCTGCCGGGCATCCCGGACAAGAAGCTGGTATTCCGGTTGAGCCGGTCGTACTATCTGCCGCTTTTGCGGGCGGGTGTGCGCATTTACGAGTTCACCCCCGGCTTCCTGCACGCCAAGTGCTGGGTGAGCGACGACAGCACCGCTGTGGTGGGCAGCATCAACATGGATTACCGCAGCCTGTTCCTGCACTTCGAGTGCGGCGTGCTGCTGCAGAACAACAGTCAGGTGACCGTCCTGCGGGATGACGTGCGGGATACACTGCTCAAATGCCGGGAGGTGCAGGTATCGGACTGCCATACCGGTCTGCTGGGCACTGTGCTGGACAGCGTGCTGCGGCTGCTGAGCCCTTTAATGTAA
- a CDS encoding amino acid ABC transporter ATP-binding protein gives MALLEASGIGKNFGETKVLKDISLNLEQGEALAIIGSSGSGKTTLLRCLNFLERPDAGIIKVNGETMWDAADPATQRESEVRKKRLHFGLVFQNFNLFPQYTALQNVMLAGELLAKESPDYKANKKAIHAQLEQQAQELLAQMGLSARAGHYPHQLSGGQQQRVAIARALALHPDILCFDEPTSALDPELTGEVLKVLRELADRKTTMIIVTHEMHFARDVADRIMFMDGGVVVEEGPARQLIEHPQEERTKQFLAHYSE, from the coding sequence ATGGCACTGCTTGAAGCCTCCGGCATCGGCAAAAACTTTGGCGAGACCAAGGTGCTCAAAGATATTTCGTTGAACCTTGAACAGGGTGAGGCGCTGGCCATCATAGGCTCGTCCGGTTCCGGCAAGACCACCCTGCTGCGCTGCCTGAATTTCCTTGAGAGGCCGGATGCCGGCATCATCAAGGTGAACGGCGAGACCATGTGGGACGCCGCCGACCCCGCCACCCAACGGGAAAGCGAGGTGCGCAAAAAGCGGCTGCACTTTGGTCTGGTATTCCAGAACTTCAACCTCTTTCCGCAGTATACCGCCCTGCAGAACGTGATGCTGGCCGGTGAGCTGCTGGCAAAGGAGAGCCCGGATTACAAGGCAAACAAAAAAGCCATCCATGCCCAGCTGGAACAGCAGGCACAGGAGCTTCTGGCCCAGATGGGCCTGTCTGCCCGTGCAGGCCACTATCCGCACCAGCTCTCCGGCGGTCAGCAGCAGCGCGTAGCCATTGCCCGCGCACTGGCCCTGCACCCGGACATCCTCTGCTTCGACGAGCCCACCAGCGCCCTTGACCCGGAACTGACCGGTGAAGTGCTGAAAGTTCTGCGTGAACTTGCTGACCGTAAGACCACCATGATCATCGTCACCCACGAAATGCATTTTGCCCGTGACGTGGCCGACCGTATCATGTTCATGGATGGCGGCGTTGTGGTGGAGGAAGGCCCTGCCCGGCAGCTCATTGAGCACCCGCAGGAAGAGCGCACCAAGCAGTTCCTTGCGCATTACTCGGAATAA
- a CDS encoding DegV family protein — MKTKIVVDSSSSLYALPGVDFACVPLKIVTDEQEYLDDGTLDAVGMARSLRTYKGKTSTSCPNVADWLAAYEGAEQIFVATITGTLSGSYNAALLAAEEYKETHPEARIFVLDSLSAGPELRLLAERLRDLVRIGMEFDEICEAILAYHKHTHLVFSLESLANLARNGRVKPAVAAVARMLGIRVIGQASESGELEVLCKTRGEHGALERIVLELKDHGFTDGKVHIAHCDNPEAAKRLKLMIHAVFAGAQVDVTECGGLCSYYAEQGGLMVGFEDGEAEA, encoded by the coding sequence ATGAAAACCAAGATCGTTGTGGATTCTTCGTCCAGCCTGTATGCCCTGCCGGGCGTGGATTTTGCCTGTGTGCCGTTGAAGATCGTCACGGATGAACAGGAATATCTGGATGACGGCACTCTGGATGCTGTGGGTATGGCCCGGTCTCTGCGTACTTACAAGGGCAAGACCAGCACCTCCTGCCCCAATGTGGCAGACTGGCTGGCTGCTTATGAGGGTGCAGAGCAGATCTTTGTTGCCACCATCACGGGCACACTGTCCGGCAGCTACAATGCTGCACTGCTGGCAGCAGAAGAATACAAGGAAACACACCCGGAGGCCCGTATTTTTGTTCTGGACAGCCTGTCTGCCGGGCCGGAGCTGCGTCTGCTGGCAGAGCGTCTGCGGGACCTCGTCCGGATCGGGATGGAGTTTGACGAGATCTGTGAGGCGATCCTGGCTTACCACAAGCACACGCATCTGGTGTTTTCGCTGGAATCGCTGGCAAATCTGGCCCGCAACGGCCGTGTGAAGCCCGCCGTTGCCGCCGTGGCACGGATGCTGGGCATCCGGGTCATTGGTCAGGCCAGCGAGAGCGGTGAGTTGGAGGTGCTGTGCAAGACCCGCGGCGAGCACGGCGCACTGGAGCGCATCGTGCTGGAATTGAAGGATCACGGCTTTACCGATGGCAAAGTGCACATTGCCCACTGTGATAACCCGGAAGCTGCCAAGCGCCTGAAGCTGATGATCCATGCGGTGTTTGCAGGCGCACAGGTGGATGTCACCGAGTGCGGCGGCCTGTGCAGCTACTACGCTGAGCAGGGCGGCCTGATGGTGGGCTTTGAGGACGGCGAAGCCGAAGCATAA
- a CDS encoding amino acid ABC transporter permease, producing the protein MILGRLSGAFLLNCELFALTLLFALPLGLVVAFGSMSRCKPLSGAVKTFVWVIRGTPLMLQIIVIYLGPGLLGMNNPWPSGSGGRMVAAVVAFAINYACYFSEIYRGGIEAVPKGQTEAGQVLGMTKTQIFFKVTLLQVVKRILAPMGNEVITLVKDTSLANTIANKEIIMMAKEYSAKGLIWPLFSTAIFFLVFVGALTLLFGWAEKKLDYFR; encoded by the coding sequence GTGATTCTGGGGCGCCTTTCCGGCGCGTTTCTGCTCAACTGTGAACTGTTTGCATTGACCCTGCTGTTTGCGCTGCCGCTGGGTCTGGTGGTCGCTTTCGGCTCCATGAGCCGGTGCAAGCCGCTTTCCGGCGCGGTGAAAACTTTCGTGTGGGTCATCCGCGGTACGCCGCTGATGCTGCAGATCATCGTGATCTACCTTGGCCCCGGCCTGCTGGGCATGAATAATCCGTGGCCCTCCGGCTCCGGCGGACGCATGGTGGCGGCGGTGGTGGCCTTTGCCATCAACTATGCCTGCTACTTCTCCGAGATCTACCGTGGCGGCATCGAGGCTGTCCCCAAGGGCCAGACCGAGGCCGGTCAGGTGCTGGGCATGACCAAAACGCAGATCTTCTTCAAGGTGACGCTGCTGCAGGTGGTCAAGCGCATTCTGGCCCCCATGGGCAACGAGGTCATCACCCTCGTCAAGGATACCTCGCTGGCCAACACCATCGCCAACAAGGAGATCATCATGATGGCCAAGGAATACAGTGCAAAGGGTCTGATCTGGCCGCTGTTCTCCACCGCCATCTTCTTCCTGGTGTTCGTGGGCGCGCTGACTTTGCTGTTTGGCTGGGCTGAAAAGAAACTGGATTATTTCCGCTGA
- a CDS encoding RING finger protein: MPKYYGCPCEGCGRPLALTDDIVVCPDCGAPYHRECYEKLGRCIHTPAHGAGYEWKFPYKDEELRTCPSCGERTLRSETVCRCCGAVMPPEDQCPDPSAQTASGADQNRFDYDDLYRQYQQTVEEPTRRNVQAAFGKEELIDGIPYSDWNDYIGKAAPVYLNDYSRMQLQHTKISMCLSALVFGPFYFFYRKAWKPAFGFLAAELVLALPTLLSMMQATGSPLTAGISSTVIVILSRIMTVLSFALVMLRTLYAKWLYRKSAAERIRRIRAEFPDAAQRRAVLSAQGGVSIAGVIGAFVLLMVLGACATVLMGPNLDALVGMF; the protein is encoded by the coding sequence ATGCCGAAATATTATGGCTGTCCCTGCGAAGGCTGCGGCAGACCTCTGGCGCTGACCGATGATATCGTGGTCTGCCCGGACTGCGGCGCACCCTATCACCGCGAGTGCTACGAGAAGCTGGGCCGCTGCATCCATACCCCCGCCCACGGCGCAGGCTATGAATGGAAGTTTCCGTACAAGGATGAAGAACTGCGCACCTGCCCCAGCTGCGGTGAGCGCACCCTGCGTTCTGAGACGGTATGCCGCTGCTGCGGTGCCGTCATGCCGCCGGAGGATCAGTGCCCGGATCCTTCCGCCCAGACTGCTTCCGGCGCAGACCAGAACCGATTTGATTATGATGATCTTTACCGCCAGTACCAGCAGACCGTGGAAGAACCCACCCGCCGCAATGTACAGGCGGCCTTTGGCAAGGAAGAGCTGATCGACGGTATCCCCTACAGCGACTGGAACGATTACATCGGCAAGGCCGCGCCTGTCTATCTGAACGACTACAGCCGGATGCAGCTGCAGCACACCAAGATCTCCATGTGCCTCTCGGCGCTGGTGTTCGGTCCGTTCTATTTCTTCTATCGCAAAGCGTGGAAGCCTGCCTTTGGTTTTCTGGCCGCAGAGCTGGTGCTGGCTCTGCCCACCCTGCTGAGCATGATGCAGGCCACCGGTAGTCCGCTGACCGCCGGCATCAGCAGCACGGTCATCGTTATACTGTCCCGCATTATGACGGTGCTCAGTTTTGCGCTGGTGATGCTGCGCACTCTGTATGCCAAATGGCTGTATCGCAAAAGTGCAGCCGAACGCATCCGCCGCATCCGTGCCGAGTTCCCGGATGCTGCTCAGCGCCGTGCGGTCCTGTCTGCGCAGGGCGGCGTGAGCATCGCCGGTGTGATTGGTGCCTTTGTACTGCTGATGGTGCTGGGTGCCTGCGCTACCGTGCTCATGGGTCCGAATCTGGACGCTTTGGTCGGGATGTTCTGA
- a CDS encoding transporter substrate-binding domain-containing protein: MKRLVSAFLAGAMALSLAACGGAASTSTVASSAASGSAAASAAETAASDLDYIKEKGKMVIGYTVYEPMNYTDEDGNFTGFDTELATAVCEKLGVEPEFVEINWDTKVVELDAKSIDCIWNGMTLTDDIMANTATTKAYAKNAQVVVVKDGTDYSSTADLVGKTVVAEAGSAGEAAIEGDENLAQADYVSKSVQTDCLMEVAAGTADAAVLDLTLANAMIGEGTDYASLKIVDELNAEEYGVAFRKDSDAAAAVDAVFDELKADGTMQALADKYDLALAD; the protein is encoded by the coding sequence ATGAAACGTTTAGTCTCCGCTTTTCTGGCCGGTGCCATGGCACTGAGCCTTGCCGCCTGCGGCGGTGCCGCATCCACTTCCACCGTGGCATCTTCTGCCGCGTCCGGCAGCGCAGCCGCTTCTGCTGCCGAAACCGCTGCCAGTGATCTGGATTACATCAAGGAAAAGGGCAAGATGGTCATTGGCTACACCGTCTACGAACCCATGAACTACACCGATGAAGACGGCAACTTCACCGGCTTTGACACCGAGCTGGCAACGGCTGTGTGCGAAAAGCTGGGGGTCGAGCCGGAGTTTGTAGAGATCAACTGGGACACCAAGGTGGTTGAGCTGGACGCCAAGAGCATCGACTGCATCTGGAACGGCATGACCCTGACCGATGATATCATGGCCAACACCGCCACCACCAAGGCCTACGCCAAGAACGCACAGGTCGTGGTCGTGAAGGACGGTACCGACTACAGCTCCACTGCAGATCTGGTGGGCAAGACCGTAGTGGCTGAAGCCGGCTCTGCCGGTGAGGCTGCCATCGAAGGAGACGAGAATCTGGCACAGGCCGATTACGTTTCCAAGAGCGTGCAGACCGACTGCCTGATGGAAGTTGCCGCAGGCACTGCAGATGCGGCTGTTCTGGATCTGACTCTGGCCAACGCCATGATCGGTGAGGGCACCGACTATGCAAGCCTGAAGATCGTGGACGAGCTGAACGCTGAGGAGTACGGCGTGGCCTTCCGCAAGGACAGCGATGCCGCCGCCGCTGTGGATGCCGTCTTTGACGAGCTGAAGGCTGACGGCACCATGCAGGCTCTGGCCGACAAGTACGATCTGGCTCTGGCCGATTAA
- the prfB gene encoding peptide chain release factor 2: MITIDELKVQLADYGKAVKDLEEALAIDASRKRVQELEHTMSRPGFYDDVDLSKKVFDEVGDLKGKLSRFEKLQGLYDDAETMLEMLDEEYDPAMIPEAEESVNAVGKAVDELQLMTMLNGEYDHSNAILTFHAGTGGTEAQDWAEMLYRMYNKWASNHGMTVEVLDYQDGDEAGMKSASMMVKGANAYGLLKSENGVHRLVRVSPFDANARRQTSFASLEVMPELDNTIQVDIRPEDIEMQVYRSSGAGGQHINKTSSAVRLIHKPTGIVVNCQTQRSQFQNRDYAMEMLKAKLYQIAKQQHMDKIDDIKGVQNEIAWGHQIRSYVFMPYTMVKDHRTNYETGNVDAVMDGDLDGFIFAYLKAASRGELQDT; this comes from the coding sequence ATGATCACGATTGACGAACTGAAGGTGCAGCTTGCCGATTACGGCAAGGCGGTCAAGGACCTGGAAGAGGCTCTGGCCATCGATGCCTCCCGCAAGCGCGTGCAGGAGCTGGAGCACACCATGTCCCGCCCCGGTTTTTACGATGATGTAGACCTGAGCAAAAAGGTGTTTGACGAGGTGGGCGACCTGAAGGGCAAGCTGAGCCGTTTTGAAAAGCTGCAGGGCCTGTACGATGACGCTGAGACCATGCTGGAAATGCTGGATGAAGAATACGACCCTGCCATGATCCCCGAGGCAGAGGAGTCCGTGAACGCTGTGGGCAAGGCAGTGGATGAGCTGCAGCTCATGACGATGCTGAACGGTGAGTACGACCACAGCAACGCCATCCTCACCTTCCATGCCGGCACCGGCGGCACCGAGGCACAGGACTGGGCCGAAATGCTGTACCGCATGTACAACAAGTGGGCTTCCAACCACGGCATGACCGTGGAGGTGCTGGACTATCAGGACGGCGATGAAGCCGGCATGAAGAGCGCCTCCATGATGGTGAAGGGTGCCAACGCCTACGGTCTGCTCAAGAGCGAGAACGGCGTGCATCGTCTGGTGCGTGTGTCGCCCTTTGACGCCAATGCCCGCCGTCAGACCAGCTTTGCTTCGCTGGAAGTGATGCCCGAGCTGGACAACACCATTCAGGTGGATATCCGCCCCGAGGATATTGAGATGCAGGTGTACCGTTCCTCCGGTGCCGGCGGTCAGCACATCAACAAGACCTCTTCTGCTGTCCGTCTGATCCACAAGCCCACCGGCATCGTGGTCAACTGCCAGACCCAGCGCAGCCAGTTCCAGAACCGTGACTACGCAATGGAAATGCTGAAGGCAAAGCTGTATCAGATCGCAAAGCAGCAGCATATGGATAAGATCGACGACATCAAGGGCGTGCAGAACGAGATCGCATGGGGTCACCAGATCCGCAGCTATGTGTTCATGCCCTACACCATGGTCAAGGATCACCGCACCAACTACGAGACCGGCAATGTGGACGCTGTGATGGACGGCGATCTGGACGGTTTCATCTTTGCATACCTCAAGGCTGCAAGCCGCGGGGAACTGCAGGATACCTGA
- a CDS encoding DUF1836 domain-containing protein, which produces MKTETKCRVAACAAGFALPRYADLPQMGLYLDQTVQYVNSYFRTFCGVELTSSMVSNYVKKGILSHPVRKKYARDQIASLMYIAVSKTVLSMENIDALFKMQRAHCSAGAAYDYFCDEMENCLPFVFGCTREIRDLAVDAADEKLLLRSTILAAANKMYLDCCFNALRQEENLWDTILPDLA; this is translated from the coding sequence ATGAAAACTGAAACCAAATGCCGCGTTGCGGCCTGCGCCGCCGGGTTTGCCCTGCCCCGGTACGCCGATCTTCCGCAGATGGGGCTTTACCTTGACCAGACCGTGCAGTATGTCAACAGCTATTTCCGCACCTTTTGCGGCGTGGAGCTCACCTCTTCCATGGTAAGCAACTATGTCAAAAAGGGCATTTTGTCCCACCCGGTGCGCAAGAAGTATGCCCGCGATCAGATTGCATCCCTGATGTACATTGCAGTCTCCAAGACCGTTCTTTCGATGGAAAACATCGATGCCCTGTTTAAAATGCAGCGGGCACACTGTTCCGCCGGGGCAGCTTACGACTACTTCTGCGACGAGATGGAGAACTGCCTGCCGTTCGTATTCGGCTGCACCAGGGAGATCCGTGACCTTGCCGTGGATGCCGCAGATGAAAAGCTGCTTCTGCGCAGCACGATTCTTGCAGCGGCAAACAAAATGTATCTGGACTGCTGCTTCAACGCCCTGCGGCAGGAGGAAAACCTCTGGGACACCATTCTGCCCGATCTGGCATAA
- a CDS encoding UTP--glucose-1-phosphate uridylyltransferase, with amino-acid sequence MKKVTKAVIPAAGLGTRVLPATKAMPKGMLPIVDKPAIQYLVEEAVRSGITDILIILGRNQSIIEDHFDRSPELEEKLAKPGKEKALEECLGIANMANIFFVRQKQTLGLGHAVNTAKAFTGDDPFVVIYGDDVIWGEDPVCAQLIRAYEEFGRPVAGVSAVPWEDVSRYCSLKTTPIHDNYFFVDDMIEKPKKGQEFSNYSILGRVLLTPQIYEILAHTKPGAGGEIQLTDAMAEYARTCGGMTAVEFTGKHYDMGNKLKVVEAQVELALQHPEIGEAFREYLKEFCKTL; translated from the coding sequence ATGAAGAAAGTCACAAAAGCTGTCATTCCTGCCGCCGGTCTTGGCACCCGCGTGCTGCCCGCTACCAAGGCCATGCCCAAGGGTATGCTGCCCATTGTGGACAAGCCTGCCATCCAGTATCTGGTGGAAGAGGCGGTGCGTTCCGGTATCACTGATATTCTCATCATTCTGGGCCGCAACCAGAGCATCATTGAGGATCACTTTGACCGCAGCCCTGAGCTGGAAGAAAAGCTGGCAAAGCCCGGCAAGGAAAAGGCTCTGGAAGAATGTCTGGGCATTGCCAACATGGCAAACATCTTCTTTGTGCGCCAGAAGCAGACGCTGGGTCTGGGCCATGCCGTGAACACCGCCAAGGCCTTCACCGGCGACGATCCCTTTGTTGTCATCTACGGTGATGACGTGATCTGGGGCGAGGACCCGGTCTGCGCTCAGCTGATCCGCGCCTACGAGGAGTTCGGCCGCCCGGTCGCGGGTGTTTCCGCTGTGCCTTGGGAGGATGTGAGCCGGTACTGCAGTCTGAAGACCACCCCCATCCACGACAACTACTTCTTTGTGGATGACATGATCGAGAAGCCCAAGAAGGGGCAGGAGTTCAGCAATTACTCCATTCTGGGCCGTGTGCTGCTGACTCCGCAGATCTACGAGATCCTCGCCCACACCAAGCCCGGTGCCGGCGGTGAGATCCAGCTGACCGATGCCATGGCCGAGTATGCCCGTACCTGCGGCGGAATGACGGCCGTAGAGTTCACCGGAAAGCACTACGACATGGGCAACAAGCTCAAGGTGGTAGAGGCTCAGGTGGAGCTGGCCCTGCAGCATCCGGAGATCGGCGAAGCCTTCCGTGAGTACCTGAAGGAGTTCTGCAAGACACTGTAA